The following coding sequences are from one Shewanella eurypsychrophilus window:
- a CDS encoding FMN-binding glutamate synthase family protein, with protein MTIMQMVYWLIASVGNLLALYLFNTTGNGLSILLLFLSLSYSCIGFYDLKYSPHTLNRLYPVVAYIRYFLESYRIEIQQYFVANDTEERPFNREQRSLVYQRAKNVRDTIAFGTQRDLMEDNYLSLWHSLSPKHIADDVKRITFGGPDCTQPYNASYLNISAMSFGSLSTNAIEAMNLGAKQAGCYHNTGEGGASPYHLKHGGDIVWQIGSGLFGCRDESGNFNPDTFETMAKRSQIKMIEIKLSQGAKPGHGGVLPKAKITREIAAIRHIPMDRDCISPAVNPECTTPIALLRFVVRLRTLSGGKPVGFKLCIGNPAEFLGVCKAMLETGITPDFITVDGAEGGTGAAPVEFSNRLGMVCLEGVYFVHNALVGVGLRDKIRIIASGKTASSFDILTKIALGADTVNAARTMMLALGCIQSRHCNTNMCPTGIATQDPARSKAINVEQKSQRIKNFHHNTLESFYELVGSMGLDDPAKLMPQMVKRRSPYGLLMSVGSLIEPLAPNALIDDSADRLVDEVWSAWWSTSRSDQFYADDLYVLTPAEFKHQA; from the coding sequence ATGACGATTATGCAAATGGTATATTGGCTGATTGCCAGTGTTGGAAACCTACTCGCACTATATCTTTTCAATACCACTGGTAACGGCTTGTCCATACTGCTGCTATTTCTTAGCCTCAGTTATTCTTGCATCGGTTTTTATGACCTAAAGTATAGTCCTCACACACTCAATCGTCTTTACCCCGTCGTTGCCTATATTCGCTACTTTCTCGAATCCTACCGTATTGAGATTCAACAATATTTCGTCGCCAATGATACTGAGGAACGCCCCTTTAACCGAGAGCAAAGATCACTGGTCTACCAGAGAGCTAAAAATGTTAGAGACACCATAGCTTTTGGCACCCAAAGAGATCTGATGGAAGATAACTACCTGAGCCTTTGGCACTCGCTTTCTCCTAAACATATTGCTGATGATGTAAAAAGAATTACCTTTGGCGGCCCAGATTGCACTCAACCCTATAACGCCTCCTATTTGAACATTTCGGCGATGAGTTTTGGCTCCTTAAGCACCAATGCAATTGAAGCAATGAACTTAGGCGCTAAACAAGCGGGTTGTTATCACAACACAGGTGAAGGAGGCGCAAGTCCCTATCATCTAAAACATGGCGGAGATATCGTTTGGCAAATAGGCTCAGGCTTATTTGGTTGTCGCGATGAATCAGGTAATTTCAATCCAGATACCTTTGAAACTATGGCTAAACGGTCTCAAATAAAGATGATTGAGATAAAGCTCAGTCAAGGGGCTAAGCCGGGTCACGGAGGCGTCTTACCCAAAGCAAAAATTACTCGTGAAATTGCTGCTATTCGCCATATCCCCATGGACAGGGATTGTATATCTCCAGCAGTTAACCCTGAATGCACCACACCCATCGCCCTACTTAGGTTTGTAGTCCGCTTAAGAACGCTTAGTGGTGGTAAACCCGTTGGCTTTAAACTCTGTATCGGTAATCCTGCTGAGTTTTTAGGAGTCTGTAAGGCCATGCTTGAAACAGGCATAACACCAGACTTTATTACTGTTGATGGCGCAGAAGGTGGTACGGGCGCAGCGCCAGTTGAGTTTAGTAATCGATTGGGTATGGTGTGTCTGGAAGGAGTCTATTTTGTCCATAATGCCTTAGTGGGTGTAGGCTTAAGAGATAAGATCCGAATTATAGCGTCAGGAAAAACAGCCTCAAGTTTTGATATTCTAACAAAAATAGCTTTAGGCGCAGACACAGTGAACGCGGCCCGTACCATGATGTTAGCCCTTGGCTGTATTCAATCTAGACACTGCAACACCAATATGTGCCCCACTGGAATAGCGACTCAAGATCCAGCTAGATCCAAAGCAATAAATGTCGAGCAAAAAAGCCAAAGGATTAAAAATTTCCATCACAACACGCTAGAAAGTTTCTATGAACTTGTAGGCAGTATGGGATTAGATGATCCTGCTAAGCTGATGCCCCAGATGGTAAAGCGCCGCTCACCTTACGGTCTTTTAATGTCTGTCGGCAGCCTTATCGAGCCACTAGCGCCGAATGCACTTATCGATGACAGTGCAGACCGTCTCGTTGATGAGGTATGGTCAGCTTGGTGGAGCACTAGCCGTAGCGATCAATTCTATGCCGATGACCTCTATGTGTTAACTCCCGCCGAGTTTAAACATCAGGCATGA
- a CDS encoding GNAT family N-acetyltransferase has product MIIAETDRLIIRQFEQRDIPSIFLLNSIPEVLTYIPGEPMTCVEQAEEIFNEVILSSYEEFGYGRWAVEHKLDNKVIGFCGPKYITEYDEVELGYRYLPDYWGLGLGSEAGRSALEQFQRFGIDEVIAIILLGNKGSENLAQKLGMKHRNRDSFMGHKVNIYHKKL; this is encoded by the coding sequence ATGATCATTGCTGAAACCGATAGGTTAATCATACGACAATTTGAACAACGGGATATACCCAGCATTTTTTTACTCAATAGCATCCCGGAAGTATTAACCTACATACCAGGTGAACCGATGACATGTGTTGAGCAGGCGGAAGAGATATTTAACGAGGTCATACTTTCTAGTTATGAAGAGTTTGGCTATGGCCGATGGGCGGTAGAGCACAAACTTGATAATAAAGTGATAGGGTTTTGCGGTCCTAAGTATATTACCGAATATGACGAGGTAGAATTAGGTTATCGCTACTTACCTGATTATTGGGGACTGGGACTTGGTTCTGAAGCGGGTAGAAGTGCGTTAGAACAATTTCAACGGTTTGGCATTGATGAGGTGATTGCGATTATTTTGTTGGGTAATAAGGGCTCCGAAAATCTGGCCCAAAAGCTAGGAATGAAACATAGAAATCGAGATAGTTTTATGGGTCATAAAGTGAATATATACCACAAAAAGTTATGA
- the fur gene encoding ferric iron uptake transcriptional regulator: MTDGNQALKKAGLKVTLPRVKILELMQGPENQHISAENLYKRLLDLGEEIGLATVYRVLNQFDDAGIVTRHHFESGKAVFELATKHHHDHLVCLSCGKVIEFSDDMIESRQDEIAMKHNIKLTNHSLYLYGVCTNDECEHNDA, from the coding sequence ATGACAGATGGAAATCAGGCGCTGAAAAAAGCGGGTTTGAAAGTTACCTTACCACGAGTCAAGATCCTAGAACTGATGCAAGGACCCGAAAACCAACACATCAGTGCTGAAAATCTTTACAAGAGGTTATTGGATTTAGGTGAAGAGATTGGTCTTGCGACGGTATACCGCGTACTTAACCAGTTCGACGATGCTGGCATCGTGACTCGCCATCATTTTGAAAGTGGTAAAGCGGTTTTTGAACTAGCGACTAAACACCATCATGACCATCTTGTGTGCCTATCATGTGGCAAGGTCATAGAGTTTTCTGATGACATGATCGAATCTCGCCAAGATGAAATCGCTATGAAGCACAACATTAAGCTGACTAACCACAGCTTATATCTCTACGGTGTATGTACCAACGATGAATGTGAGCACAACGACGCGTAA
- the cobB gene encoding Sir2 family NAD+-dependent deacetylase produces MYRQIVVLTGAGISAESGLRTFRDQDGLWEEHKIEDVATPEGYARDPELVDRFYNTRWTQLHNGDIEPNEGHKALARLEQEFEGELLVVTQNIDDLHERAGSRRLLHMHGELSKGRCPRSRQTFILRDPFGPEHCCTCCIPAQRLRPHVVWFGEMPIGLDRIQHALDTCDLFIAIGTSGTVYPAAGFVDTANHHGAQTVEVNLVAADRHSQFQYHLQGNASVLLPRLVDRILSGSVISDIID; encoded by the coding sequence ATGTATCGGCAAATAGTGGTGTTAACTGGCGCTGGAATCTCAGCTGAATCAGGTTTAAGAACGTTCAGAGATCAAGATGGGCTCTGGGAAGAACATAAAATTGAAGATGTTGCGACGCCTGAAGGTTATGCGCGAGATCCAGAACTTGTGGATCGTTTCTACAACACGCGTTGGACGCAACTCCATAATGGTGATATCGAGCCTAATGAAGGTCACAAAGCACTTGCACGTCTTGAGCAAGAGTTTGAAGGCGAACTGTTAGTTGTCACCCAGAATATTGATGATCTGCATGAACGAGCCGGTTCACGTCGTTTATTGCATATGCATGGTGAATTGTCGAAAGGTCGCTGTCCACGTTCTCGTCAAACATTTATATTACGTGATCCATTCGGACCAGAGCATTGTTGTACATGTTGTATTCCAGCCCAAAGGCTCAGACCACATGTGGTTTGGTTCGGTGAAATGCCAATTGGCTTAGACCGTATTCAGCATGCTCTAGACACCTGTGATCTGTTTATCGCCATTGGCACTTCCGGTACCGTATATCCGGCTGCTGGTTTCGTTGATACCGCCAATCATCACGGGGCACAGACTGTAGAAGTTAACTTGGTTGCAGCCGATCGTCATAGCCAGTTCCAGTATCACCTCCAAGGTAATGCGAGTGTGCTTTTGCCTCGTTTAGTCGATAGAATCTTATCGGGAAGTGTTATTAGCGATATTATTGACTAA
- a CDS encoding ATP-binding protein → MRGLPGSGKSHWVDEFLGIQSIEIAINARANGYFSTDSFFYDGERYRFDSKKLSEYHQRNLTGFIQALSTSEPIVICDNTNLAHWEFMAYETAAKALGYQVRIVLIGEPKDNAHQALCAERNSHNVPLAQIQRMAKQFEAF, encoded by the coding sequence ATGCGTGGTTTGCCAGGAAGTGGAAAATCCCACTGGGTGGATGAGTTCTTAGGGATTCAAAGCATCGAGATTGCGATTAATGCGCGTGCTAATGGATATTTTTCAACGGATAGCTTCTTCTATGACGGAGAGCGATATCGTTTCGACAGTAAGAAATTATCAGAATATCACCAACGCAATCTAACGGGGTTTATACAGGCCCTATCGACTTCTGAGCCTATCGTTATCTGTGATAATACAAACCTTGCTCACTGGGAGTTTATGGCTTATGAAACTGCGGCGAAAGCCTTGGGCTATCAAGTGCGGATCGTCTTGATTGGTGAGCCTAAAGATAACGCACACCAAGCACTGTGTGCAGAACGAAATAGCCATAACGTGCCGTTAGCTCAGATACAAAGAATGGCTAAGCAGTTCGAAGCCTTCTAA
- a CDS encoding S24/S26 family peptidase yields the protein MFGINLYRVAGVSMQPRIPAGSFVLCMSAFKRPSLKLGGIYLFKHPRLGELIKTLVKIDNAGNLWFKGENETSISSQEMGPVRSSRIIGKVTLIISA from the coding sequence ATGTTTGGGATCAACTTATACCGCGTAGCCGGAGTCAGTATGCAGCCGCGTATTCCTGCTGGCAGTTTTGTTCTGTGCATGAGCGCTTTTAAACGACCATCATTAAAACTTGGGGGGATATACCTTTTCAAACACCCCAGATTAGGAGAGTTAATCAAGACTCTGGTCAAGATAGACAATGCCGGTAACCTCTGGTTTAAAGGCGAAAATGAGACAAGTATATCCAGCCAAGAGATGGGGCCAGTAAGAAGTAGTAGAATCATAGGCAAGGTCACACTCATTATATCGGCCTGA
- the sodN gene encoding superoxide dismutase, Ni encodes MFYNLLNKLDNKAPFKRASAHCDIPCKIYDPITSQLAVLTMIRMVDLLEELNSKPSLTPNEQAQFGRLVAEKEVHGHKVKDEITVIWGDYIKQPQLEQFPELHELSHSIMLAASKAKQHIDREATLLLLEKVNRFAEIFWETKGIKTYQATCPYPPAETLIYPQLK; translated from the coding sequence ATGTTTTATAACTTATTGAATAAACTCGACAATAAAGCGCCTTTTAAACGTGCCTCGGCTCATTGTGATATACCGTGCAAGATTTACGATCCCATCACGTCGCAGTTGGCGGTATTAACCATGATCCGTATGGTCGATTTGCTCGAAGAACTCAATTCTAAGCCGTCTTTGACGCCCAATGAGCAGGCGCAATTCGGCCGCTTAGTGGCCGAAAAGGAAGTCCATGGTCACAAGGTAAAGGATGAGATCACGGTGATCTGGGGCGACTACATCAAGCAGCCTCAACTGGAGCAATTTCCGGAGCTCCATGAATTGAGTCACAGCATCATGTTGGCGGCATCGAAAGCCAAGCAACATATCGATCGTGAAGCGACTCTGCTACTACTGGAAAAGGTCAACCGATTCGCCGAGATCTTCTGGGAAACCAAAGGGATTAAGACTTATCAAGCCACCTGCCCTTATCCACCCGCAGAGACATTAATTTACCCACAATTAAAATAG
- a CDS encoding DUF1801 domain-containing protein: MNKIIKQKFDAYPDNIAQILMGLRQTILDLAAELEDGEVEEALKWGEPSYIVKHGSTVRFDWKVATPSQYRIYFNCNTRLVETFKELYGNTFTYEGNRAMVFSTSDIIPLTELKHCLSLSLRYHSIKHLPLLGA; the protein is encoded by the coding sequence ATGAACAAGATTATTAAACAAAAATTCGATGCCTACCCCGATAACATAGCTCAAATTTTAATGGGACTCAGACAAACTATCTTAGATCTGGCTGCTGAGTTAGAAGATGGAGAAGTCGAAGAAGCGCTAAAATGGGGAGAACCTAGCTATATTGTAAAACATGGCAGTACCGTACGTTTCGATTGGAAAGTGGCGACGCCAAGCCAGTATCGTATTTACTTCAATTGTAACACCCGCTTAGTTGAGACCTTCAAAGAACTCTATGGAAATACCTTCACCTACGAAGGTAATCGAGCCATGGTATTTTCGACCTCAGATATCATACCTTTGACAGAGCTCAAGCATTGCCTCTCACTTTCCCTTAGATACCACTCAATTAAACATCTTCCTCTACTCGGCGCCTGA
- a CDS encoding DMT family transporter, protein MSRLSISLYTTLALIAFAGNSVLCRMALGDNTIDAASFTSIRLLSGILVLMIILAFTRSGLGASFSRAEGKSPNQDEQDNLQETSAGDALSQSKSKGSWRAAILLFIYAITFSYAYISLSTGVGALILFASVQLTMVIASLLSGKKLHYTEWLGLMMAFGGFIYLVMPTLATPSLSGFILMTISGIAWAGYTLMGRGSVNALGDTSYNFLRTLPFVILLVLFTFQDAQLSNTGLVLAIISGGLASGIGYTIWYIALTGLSSIQAAVVQLVVPIIAAIGGIMFADESISMRLILASAMILGGILFLIVGKYFLETCSSRHTKENKSN, encoded by the coding sequence TTGAGCAGACTCAGTATCAGTCTCTACACCACATTAGCCCTTATCGCGTTCGCGGGTAATTCTGTCCTATGCCGTATGGCATTAGGCGATAACACCATAGATGCGGCGAGCTTCACTTCAATCCGCCTGCTGTCTGGAATTTTAGTATTAATGATTATCTTAGCGTTCACTCGATCAGGCTTAGGAGCTAGCTTCAGCCGCGCTGAGGGTAAGAGCCCGAACCAAGATGAACAAGATAACCTGCAAGAGACATCTGCGGGCGACGCTTTGAGTCAGTCAAAGTCAAAAGGCAGTTGGCGAGCCGCTATATTGCTATTTATCTACGCGATAACCTTTTCCTACGCCTATATATCACTATCCACAGGTGTTGGTGCCCTCATCTTATTTGCCTCGGTGCAACTCACTATGGTGATAGCCAGTCTGCTTAGCGGTAAAAAACTCCACTATACAGAATGGCTCGGACTGATGATGGCTTTTGGCGGATTCATCTACCTGGTCATGCCGACACTCGCGACACCTTCTCTGTCAGGCTTTATTCTGATGACAATCTCAGGCATAGCATGGGCTGGTTACACCCTGATGGGGCGGGGATCTGTAAACGCACTTGGGGATACCAGTTATAACTTTCTACGTACCTTACCTTTCGTTATTCTGTTAGTCCTGTTCACATTTCAAGACGCTCAACTATCAAATACTGGCCTGGTATTAGCCATAATATCCGGCGGACTCGCCTCAGGAATTGGCTACACCATCTGGTATATTGCCCTGACAGGTCTGAGCTCAATACAGGCCGCTGTTGTACAACTAGTTGTGCCTATTATTGCAGCCATCGGCGGCATCATGTTTGCGGATGAATCAATATCGATGCGCCTGATCCTAGCATCTGCAATGATCTTAGGCGGGATTTTATTCCTGATAGTCGGTAAATATTTTCTTGAGACCTGCAGTTCGCGCCATACTAAAGAAAACAAAAGCAATTAG
- the eco gene encoding serine protease inhibitor ecotin: MNSSTLNAAKTALTITFSAGSILAVSLLSFNASATSPAHPTGLNQSGHNQNIITAQAFSSADYQVQDATKMFPAPEIGMVQHILTLPKLDDESNYMVEIQIGQTKMVDCNGGSLSGELQQHSVQGWGYNYYQVDSITQGPTTMMACFKEAEKEAFVPIRADLKIKYDSRLDKVFYLPAGSELRYRVWAVESQFNTSKLVSE, from the coding sequence ATGAATTCATCAACACTTAACGCCGCTAAGACAGCATTGACCATTACATTTTCAGCAGGAAGCATCTTAGCCGTATCTCTATTATCTTTTAATGCATCGGCCACCAGCCCAGCTCATCCAACGGGTCTTAATCAGAGCGGCCACAACCAAAATATCATCACAGCTCAGGCCTTCTCTTCAGCGGATTATCAAGTCCAGGACGCCACTAAGATGTTTCCTGCACCAGAAATTGGCATGGTGCAACACATACTCACTCTGCCTAAGCTCGATGATGAATCGAACTACATGGTCGAAATACAGATAGGCCAAACTAAGATGGTTGACTGTAATGGCGGAAGTCTGTCAGGTGAATTGCAACAACACTCGGTTCAAGGTTGGGGGTATAACTATTATCAAGTAGATTCGATCACTCAGGGACCTACCACTATGATGGCGTGTTTCAAGGAAGCCGAGAAAGAGGCATTTGTGCCAATCAGAGCAGATCTGAAAATTAAGTATGATAGCCGTCTGGATAAGGTATTTTACCTACCCGCAGGCAGTGAATTGAGATATCGAGTCTGGGCTGTTGAAAGTCAGTTCAACACCTCAAAGCTAGTGAGTGAATAA
- a CDS encoding molybdopterin oxidoreductase family protein: protein MLFGRKNRKPIVIPSKKVAQWKYTTCNYCSTGCSIEIGLNEQNKIVTTRGHAGADVNRGKLCIKGILEHELFESPGRGTEPLIRDKHFEDFEPTSWDHALDTTADKIKSIQAKYGRDAFAIVSSGQLLTEEFYTLGKLARGVIGTNNYDGNTTLCMASAVSGYKRSFGADGPPGCYDDFEHTHCLMAFGSNLPEQHPIIYWRLKEALEKRHFPLIVVDPRVTMLAQFADIHLPITPGTDCVLINAMLHVIINEGLQDQAYIDAHTQGFEAVKALVQDYDPKQAQHICGIDEDTIRNVARIYARAPAAMSIWTMGINQSTHGSDGVANINNLNMITGNIGKPGGTSLSITGQCNAMGTREWSSCSGLPGYRYLENEADRNEIADFWGIDPEFFPKKRGLAETDIFPAIETGEIKGLWIVATNPMTSMPNTARIRKALEKLDFLVIQDVYSDVETNQYSHVYLPASVWAEKEGTHTNTERRVNLISNVLPPFKNSKPDFWIFNQLAKRFDNGQMIHFPETPEGAFEEMKYLSKGKLSHGGPRHLDISGMSYQKIEAARGIQWPFREQDEGLKGTARLYSDGLFPTQSGKANLLPINFYNNNEQPCDEYPFWLNSGRVVEHFHTRTRTGKIGNCNKFSPTAYMEMNPDAAKELGVEHQSYVRLTSRRGDAVVMVQLTHRVPRNMVFIPFHYHDCVNRLTLGLLDPYSRQPAFKQCSTRIEPIDQDEAARINVERRAF, encoded by the coding sequence ATGCTGTTTGGTCGTAAAAACAGAAAGCCAATTGTGATCCCGAGCAAGAAAGTTGCACAGTGGAAATACACCACCTGTAATTATTGCTCTACGGGCTGCTCCATCGAGATTGGCTTAAATGAGCAGAACAAGATCGTTACCACCCGAGGCCATGCGGGCGCGGACGTTAATCGCGGCAAACTTTGTATCAAGGGGATCTTAGAACACGAGCTGTTTGAGAGTCCGGGCAGGGGAACCGAGCCCCTCATAAGAGACAAGCATTTCGAAGACTTCGAGCCTACCTCTTGGGATCATGCGCTGGACACGACTGCTGATAAGATAAAGTCTATTCAAGCTAAGTATGGCAGAGACGCCTTCGCCATCGTCTCCTCGGGTCAGTTGTTGACCGAAGAGTTTTATACCTTAGGCAAACTTGCCCGAGGCGTGATTGGCACCAATAACTACGATGGCAACACTACCTTATGTATGGCATCTGCAGTTAGCGGCTATAAGCGCTCCTTCGGCGCCGACGGTCCGCCGGGTTGTTATGATGATTTTGAGCATACCCATTGCCTGATGGCTTTTGGCTCTAACCTTCCCGAGCAACATCCTATCATCTACTGGCGTCTGAAAGAGGCGCTGGAAAAGCGTCATTTCCCGCTGATAGTGGTGGATCCTCGAGTCACCATGTTGGCGCAATTTGCCGATATACATTTGCCTATCACCCCAGGTACAGATTGTGTGCTGATCAATGCCATGCTGCATGTGATCATCAATGAAGGGCTGCAAGATCAGGCCTATATCGACGCGCACACCCAAGGCTTCGAGGCGGTTAAGGCACTGGTGCAGGACTATGATCCTAAGCAGGCGCAACACATCTGCGGTATAGACGAAGATACCATACGTAATGTGGCAAGAATTTATGCGAGAGCGCCGGCGGCCATGAGCATCTGGACCATGGGGATAAACCAATCCACCCACGGCTCAGATGGTGTCGCCAACATCAATAACCTTAATATGATAACCGGCAATATCGGTAAGCCAGGTGGCACCAGTTTATCGATAACCGGTCAGTGTAATGCTATGGGCACCCGTGAGTGGTCATCTTGCTCTGGCTTACCCGGATACCGCTATCTGGAAAATGAGGCCGACAGAAATGAGATCGCTGATTTTTGGGGCATAGACCCTGAGTTCTTTCCCAAGAAACGCGGCCTGGCCGAGACCGATATCTTTCCTGCCATAGAGACGGGAGAGATTAAAGGCTTGTGGATCGTCGCGACGAATCCCATGACCTCAATGCCCAACACGGCTCGCATTCGCAAGGCGCTAGAAAAATTGGATTTTCTAGTCATACAAGATGTTTACAGCGATGTGGAGACCAATCAATATTCCCATGTTTATTTGCCCGCATCGGTGTGGGCCGAGAAAGAGGGCACTCATACCAACACAGAGCGCAGGGTCAACCTGATCAGCAACGTGTTGCCGCCCTTTAAGAACTCTAAACCGGATTTTTGGATCTTCAATCAGCTGGCCAAGCGTTTCGATAACGGTCAGATGATCCATTTTCCCGAGACGCCGGAAGGGGCGTTTGAGGAGATGAAGTACCTGTCTAAGGGCAAGTTGTCCCATGGCGGTCCGCGTCACTTAGATATTTCGGGCATGAGCTATCAAAAAATCGAGGCAGCCAGAGGCATTCAGTGGCCATTTAGAGAACAAGATGAAGGTCTCAAAGGCACAGCCAGACTCTACAGCGATGGCCTGTTTCCAACTCAGTCAGGTAAGGCAAACCTGCTGCCCATCAATTTTTATAACAACAACGAGCAGCCCTGTGACGAGTATCCCTTCTGGCTCAACAGCGGCAGGGTAGTGGAGCATTTTCATACCCGTACCCGTACCGGAAAAATAGGTAACTGCAACAAGTTCAGCCCAACGGCGTACATGGAGATGAACCCGGACGCGGCTAAAGAGCTTGGGGTCGAACACCAGAGCTATGTACGCCTCACCAGTCGTCGCGGCGATGCCGTTGTCATGGTGCAGCTGACCCACAGGGTGCCACGTAACATGGTGTTTATCCCGTTTCATTACCACGATTGTGTCAACCGTCTCACCTTAGGTTTACTCGATCCCTATTCACGTCAGCCAGCATTTAAGCAGTGCAGCACGCGAATAGAGCCGATCGATCAGGATGAAGCGGCTCGGATCAACGTCGAGCGTCGTGCATTTTAG